One region of Miscanthus floridulus cultivar M001 chromosome 19, ASM1932011v1, whole genome shotgun sequence genomic DNA includes:
- the LOC136526414 gene encoding uncharacterized mitochondrial protein AtMg00810-like → MLDILERAGMSHCKPSSTPVDTHSKLPADGVSVSDPSQYRSLAGALQYLTFTRPDIAYAVQQICLYMHDPREPHLSALKRILRYLQGTLDLGLHLHRTSPADLTVYTDADWAASFSPACTEPLFKILLLKAMFGRTEKYCSG, encoded by the exons ATGCTGGATATTCTGGAGCGAGCTGGTATGAGTCACTGCAAGCCGAGCAGCACTCCTGTGGACACTCACTCCAAGCTTCCTGCTGATGGTGTCTCTGTCTCTGATCCCAGTCAGTACCGCAGTCTTGCTGGGGCTCttcagtacctcaccttcaccaGGCCGGACATTGCATATGCTGTTCAGCAGATCTGCTTATATATGCATGATCCCCGGGAGCCCCACCTCAGTGCTCTGAAGCGCATTCTCCGGTACCTTCAGGGTACCCTGGATCTTGGATTGCACTTACACCGGACCTCTCCAGCTGATCTTACTGTCTACACCGATGCAGATTGGGCAG CTTCTTTCTCCCCTGCTTGTACTGAACCTCTTTTTAAGATTTTGCTATTAAAGGccatgttcggcaggactgaaaaatactgttccggctga
- the LOC136527321 gene encoding peptidyl-prolyl cis-trans isomerase CYP59-like — protein MSVLIVTSVGDIEVDLHTDRCPLTTKNFLKLCKMKYYNGCLFHKVEKDFLAQTGDSTGTGTGGDSVYKFLYGDQARFFDDEIRPELRHSKTGTVAMASAGENCNASQFYITLRDDVDYLDGKHTVFGMVAEGFDTLTKINEAYVDDKGRPFKDIRIKHTYVLDDPFDDSPQLAELIPENSPTGKPRDEVAEERLEDTWVPLDQTVAPEQLEEMIRSKEAHTNAVILESLADIPDAEMKPPENVLFVCKLNPVTQDEDLYTIFSRFGTVTSAEIIRDYKTGDSLCYAFIEFDTKEACERAYFKMDNCLIDDRRIHVDFSQSVSKLWGQFRQSKRNAKKDGCFKCGAPDHLARDCDQDGEQKNKGPNYVLKDENTQRGGNHRRSYDLVFDEDEADYSDKRDHENGHRRKNRRIDDRKSELPPRGDRDRNSHERTHSDEKGSRHGKDDRNQGSWKHDDYHSYSRSGDRSSGRYDDRDYSKHSNRSRSGEEEEGYRRRDKSDAERRHRDDGYEKSNRHRRDEDDHRKRSPDSRHRREDGGHHVKNQQSDDRSYKERRHRDGR, from the exons ATGTCGGTGCTCATCGTCACCAGCGTGGGCGACATCGAGGTGGATCTCCACACCGACCGGTGCCCGCTCACCACCAAGAACTTCCTCAAGCTCTGCAA AATGAAGTACTACAATGGGTGTCTGTTCCACAAGGTGGAGAAGGATTTCTTGGCGCAAACTGGCGATTCAACTGGAACTGGCACCGGTGGTGATTCTGTATACAA ATTTCTGTATGGTGATCAAGCTCGATTTTTTGATGATGAGATCCGCCCTGAGTTAAGGCATTCAAAAACTGGAACTGTTGCTATGGCCAGTGCTGGTGAAAACTGCAATGCCTCGCAG TTCTACATTACCTTGCGGGATGACGTGGATTACCTTGATGGTAAACACACT GTGTTTGGGATGGTTGCCGAAGGTTTTGATACGCTGACaaaaataaatgaagcttatgttgatgataaaGGAAGACCATTCAAGGACATAAG AATTAAGCATACATATGTCTTGGATGATCCTTTCGATGATTCTCCTCAGCTTGCTGAACTTATTCCTGAGAATTCTCCTACAGGAAAGCCACGTGATGAG GTTGCAGAAGAGCGTTTAGAGGATACTTGGGTTCCTTTGGACCAAACAGTGGCCCCTGAACAACTTGAGGAGATGATCCGCTCTAAAGAGGCACACACAAATGCAGTAATACTTGAGAGT TTGGCAGATATTCCAGATGCTGAGATGAAACCTCCAGAAAATGTCTTATTTGTTTGTAAACTCAACCCGGTAACACAG GATGAAGATTTATACACAATCTTTTCTCGTTTTGGAACTGTGACATC TGCTGAAATAATTCGTGACTACAAGACTGGAGATAGTTTATGCTATGCTTTTATTG AATTCGATACAAAGGAGGCTTGTGAGCGTGCATATTTCAAG ATGGACAATTGTCTGATTGATGACCGAAGGATCCATGTTGATTTTAGTCAGAGTGTTTCGAAGCTGTGGGGTCAGTTCAGACAAAGCAAAAGAAATGCAAAGAAAG ATGGGTGTTTTAAGTGTGGCGCCCCTGATCACCTAGCCAGAGACTGCGATCAAGATGGTGAGCAGAAAAACAAAGGCCCAAATTATGTTCTAAAAGATGAAAACACACAGCGTGGTGGAAATCACCGTCGAAG CTATGATCTAGTCTTTGACGAAGATGAAGCTGATTATTCTGATAAGAGAGATCATGAAAATGGCCACAGAAGAAAGAATCGAAGAATAGATGATCGAAAATCAGAGTTGCCACCTCGTGGTGATCGTGATAGAAATAGCCATGAGAGAACGCACAGTGATGAGAAAGGAAGCAGGCATGGGAAAGATGATAGGAACCAAGGGAGTTGGAAACATGATGACTACCACAGTTACAGTAGATCCGGTGATAGAAGCTCTGGTAGATATGATGATCGTGATTATAGCAAGCACTCTAATAGAAGCAGAagtggggaggaagaggaaggctACAGACGAAGGGATAAATCTGATGCCGAGCGGCGCCATAGAGATGACGGCTACGAGAAGAGCAATCGCCACCGGAGAGATGAAGATGACCACAGGAAAAGGAGCCCAGATAGTAGACATAGAAGAGAAGATGGAGGACACCATGTGAAGAACCAGCAGTCTGATGATAGGTCCTACAAGGAGAGAAGGCACAGAGATGGTAGATAA